A genomic segment from Cardinium endosymbiont of Culicoides punctatus encodes:
- a CDS encoding DUF898 family protein, protein MNQEEDINKLEYEGKLGKIFKLGLINLFFHIITLGIHSCWGSAKMRRYVIGKFKLGSYNLKYTGTGGELFKGFLLTLLLTFLLFFCYQLLFVGFDSFILCNKIMTIYIYTMMFGHLSMDQLKTINSELLCISTFIILFLSYADILTYLSYRYVFSRITWKGARITLGGSCFIYAGKRLLYRFLNILSFGFLMHRFDVASYDYVTKHTQYGGIPFVFHKAPIGSLRLTNIITGLLSFFTFGLSYLWYWAALRRHTLNNTTIGNLQLKVTDTGGGFLMIILKDLMTVLLACIVFWVIMTLNHSSISSLLAAVSIFVLYLLAIAFTVANVIQRRVVYRAKHTFVLGDLDAFQKIQAEAEESGNVVPQKQSFFDTDYGVVPLTMII, encoded by the coding sequence ATGAATCAAGAAGAAGACATAAATAAGTTAGAATATGAGGGGAAATTAGGTAAAATATTTAAATTAGGACTTATAAACTTATTTTTTCATATAATTACATTGGGGATCCATTCTTGTTGGGGATCGGCAAAAATGCGCCGGTATGTAATTGGTAAGTTTAAATTAGGTTCTTATAACCTGAAGTATACAGGAACGGGTGGTGAATTATTTAAAGGGTTTTTATTGACTCTTTTATTGACTTTTTTACTTTTCTTCTGCTACCAATTACTATTTGTAGGATTCGATAGCTTTATACTATGTAATAAGATTATGACCATATATATATATACAATGATGTTTGGTCATCTAAGTATGGATCAATTAAAAACAATAAATTCAGAGCTACTTTGTATAAGTACATTCATTATACTATTTTTGTCTTATGCGGACATACTTACCTATTTATCTTATCGTTACGTTTTTTCACGTATTACTTGGAAAGGAGCACGGATAACATTAGGGGGGTCTTGCTTTATATATGCAGGAAAAAGATTGCTATATAGGTTTTTGAATATCCTTTCTTTTGGATTCTTAATGCATAGATTTGATGTTGCATCATATGATTATGTTACAAAACATACCCAATATGGAGGCATACCATTTGTTTTTCACAAAGCTCCTATAGGTTCACTGAGACTTACCAATATTATTACAGGATTATTGTCTTTTTTTACATTTGGGTTATCTTATTTGTGGTACTGGGCAGCCTTGCGGCGACATACCTTGAACAATACAACTATAGGAAATCTGCAATTAAAAGTTACAGATACTGGTGGCGGATTTTTGATGATTATATTAAAAGATCTAATGACTGTACTATTAGCATGTATAGTATTTTGGGTCATAATGACATTGAATCATAGTTCTATAAGTTCTTTGCTAGCAGCAGTTAGTATATTTGTTTTATATCTATTAGCCATTGCATTTACTGTTGCTAATGTGATACAACGCCGGGTTGTTTATAGAGCAAAGCACACTTTTGTACTTGGGGATCTAGATGCTTTTCAGAAAATTCAAGCAGAGGCAGAAGAGTCGGGGAATGTAGTTCCACAAAAACAATCTTTTTTCGATACCGATTATGGTGTAGTTCCCCTTACAATGATCATATAG
- a CDS encoding translocation/assembly module TamB domain-containing protein yields MDKKTTTYLVKEIKKNIKAWCIRLATTLLVAIPICFMTVIGLLHLPVVQQKLLHRLLNQINKTTPYKIKCDNIQLTWLQHITLSGIEAIDPQQQHLFHVHQLHCKIKPFSLLLLKPDIVDTCTISNGKFFLEEDSNQNLNIMSFYTKVIFPFVPETETDLFIRNMLLNNIYIDYYSQERQQRIIVEDIHLSVENFCSSTNYNSGKITNLSYKGTSGLPLPLQNLTTQFAITPNSLALNDCQLLTNHSRLQGDFKLSNKNKMAKLSNKKEELLFEATFNETTLSSIDLAHFLSSFQEINTCYKLHGAMSVASDCVIWENCKLSFGNLGSYVETTGCYRGKDKNTIKNISVTNGLLHTTDLLPYLEKETLIMPYLNKLTYILFNNAQLTGNAEKNNLTGQFSTNLGNVSTNLAIEYFDKEKDLMYNGKIELTDIAIHKILPSFPISSISALLQVKGRGYDIHSNTFSIHTVADRMEMTSSTYDYKNMTTSCSIDNRMMTFHLNSKDIHADLAIEGSYNFKQPNNLKIDGIIRKLHLEKIALTNYPLKISTKFSLNMDHVFDKFPVGQCTFDQTKIKKSKNELMVKELKINSLSSRTENLLTLTSPLIDCKLEGKFTINSFIKHLTHWIHKIKNQANNENIPDLVNVQYTIHCKNISPILNCFAQNIYVSPATTLVGYFIYDKEYHGSLKVTKSSDIYFKALKFEQAKVDLTIHHATNEKLRSVQLNCTSEKQNWHKKIETAMLSLQLEVSKNMFFISNKLTIPAYESSLFVEGSGSFTQDSIKIDLLPSNLTVKDQVWSIQTQRSSFVSKKEVAIGDLFITDGQGTIHIGGKLSESSKDNALYGKIHDIPIHYLSEVIKGPCQGTIDATLAVHHIKNILTTTGNIHVKECKVKDQSIGDFTAKVYWNELENKLALEGKLVHKGHTPLEAHGYYTLGGGKNNLSLTTTLNQMELDLVNPFVISIFSEIKGKLTGKFQLTGNHLHKLELNGKGNVDKGQLKIDFWNTLYQINGTIEAKKNILHIHSLQLHDSQSGYANLCGTLELVNGFPLSLSGKVSTLHLLNTTQIHNADFYGNLYGSGTLQIQGPIRNLVFKAKATTDKGDFSIITSNKDQIDNTTQLVRFVYKQPNNSKENDTSTDTKEENKDKLSIKLLLNLTILPTVKTTVLFGSYNSKDMIKGRGVGNIQLEIGTDRKPYLIGDYIFKKGSCAISVYNLIQKNFTIIPNSQVTFSGYPQEGIAHIRASYTQMASITELCPKSNDKRPIPAEISLYASGSLGNPHITYSVSFPVKSIDSELNNALEECTSKALLDKNYRGKQILSLLMAKKVYNTKEINGWDALSNSINDLLSQQIQDLVSKIDRNLEIETDLGIAQWNKRNLNLLEKTKIKVSYMLLGRNLRLSTALGQSSNLINDWEIAYLFSKMNNMTAKLYQHPLESGFSTLSLSGISLTYTKRFR; encoded by the coding sequence ATGGATAAAAAAACTACTACTTACCTTGTGAAAGAAATAAAAAAGAACATTAAGGCATGGTGTATACGTTTAGCAACAACGCTTTTAGTTGCTATTCCTATATGTTTTATGACTGTTATAGGCCTATTGCATTTACCTGTAGTGCAGCAAAAATTACTTCATAGACTTTTAAATCAAATAAATAAAACGACACCATATAAAATCAAATGTGATAACATACAACTAACCTGGCTACAACACATTACCCTATCAGGCATAGAAGCAATAGATCCCCAACAACAACACCTTTTTCATGTTCATCAACTCCATTGCAAAATTAAACCCTTTAGTCTGCTTTTGCTTAAACCGGATATCGTGGACACATGTACCATATCTAATGGCAAATTCTTCTTAGAAGAAGATAGCAACCAAAACTTAAACATCATGTCCTTTTATACAAAGGTTATTTTTCCCTTTGTGCCAGAAACAGAAACTGATCTCTTTATCAGAAATATGCTTCTTAATAATATCTATATTGACTATTATAGCCAGGAGAGGCAACAACGTATTATAGTAGAAGATATACATCTCTCTGTAGAAAATTTTTGCTCTTCTACCAACTACAACAGTGGCAAAATAACTAATCTCTCTTATAAGGGTACTAGTGGTCTACCCCTTCCATTACAAAACCTAACTACACAGTTTGCCATTACCCCCAATAGCCTTGCGCTTAATGACTGTCAGCTTTTAACAAACCATAGTAGGCTACAAGGAGATTTTAAGCTCAGCAATAAAAATAAAATGGCTAAACTTTCAAATAAAAAAGAAGAGCTATTGTTCGAAGCAACGTTTAATGAAACAACTTTATCATCCATTGACCTTGCCCATTTCTTAAGTTCTTTTCAGGAAATCAACACATGTTACAAACTACATGGAGCGATGTCTGTAGCATCTGATTGTGTGATATGGGAGAACTGCAAGCTCTCCTTTGGAAATTTAGGCAGTTATGTGGAGACTACAGGTTGCTATAGAGGCAAAGACAAAAATACCATAAAGAACATTTCCGTTACAAATGGCCTACTGCATACCACAGATCTTTTACCCTATCTCGAAAAAGAGACTCTAATAATGCCCTATTTAAATAAACTGACCTATATACTATTCAATAATGCCCAACTAACTGGTAATGCCGAAAAAAATAATCTGACGGGACAGTTCTCCACAAATTTAGGCAATGTATCTACAAATCTTGCAATAGAATACTTTGATAAAGAAAAAGACTTAATGTACAATGGTAAAATAGAGCTAACAGATATAGCCATACATAAGATCTTGCCAAGTTTCCCTATATCATCTATTTCTGCGTTACTTCAGGTCAAAGGAAGGGGCTATGATATACATAGCAACACCTTTAGCATCCATACAGTTGCAGACCGAATGGAAATGACCAGTAGTACATATGATTATAAAAATATGACAACCTCCTGTAGCATAGATAACAGAATGATGACATTTCATTTAAATAGCAAAGATATACATGCTGATTTGGCCATAGAGGGAAGCTATAATTTTAAGCAACCAAATAACCTAAAAATAGATGGTATCATAAGAAAACTTCATTTAGAAAAAATTGCTTTAACCAACTATCCATTAAAGATTAGTACAAAATTTTCCTTAAATATGGATCATGTTTTTGACAAATTTCCAGTAGGGCAATGTACATTTGATCAGACAAAGATTAAAAAATCGAAAAACGAACTAATGGTAAAAGAGTTAAAAATAAATTCATTGTCATCTAGAACAGAAAATCTACTCACCCTGACCTCACCTCTAATCGACTGTAAACTAGAAGGGAAATTTACCATTAACAGTTTCATCAAGCATCTAACCCATTGGATCCATAAGATCAAAAATCAGGCAAATAACGAAAACATACCCGATTTAGTTAATGTACAATATACCATCCATTGCAAAAACATATCTCCTATATTGAATTGTTTTGCACAGAATATCTATGTATCTCCTGCTACTACATTAGTAGGTTATTTTATTTATGATAAAGAATACCATGGTTCCTTAAAAGTAACGAAGTCCTCAGATATTTATTTTAAAGCATTGAAGTTTGAGCAAGCAAAGGTTGATTTAACGATTCATCACGCAACGAATGAAAAGCTTCGATCTGTGCAATTAAACTGTACTTCAGAAAAGCAAAACTGGCATAAAAAGATTGAAACAGCTATGCTTTCCTTGCAGCTTGAGGTCAGCAAAAATATGTTTTTTATTTCAAATAAATTAACAATACCAGCATATGAAAGCTCCCTTTTTGTAGAAGGTTCAGGATCTTTTACACAAGATAGTATAAAAATTGACTTATTACCATCTAACTTAACAGTGAAAGATCAGGTGTGGAGCATACAAACACAAAGATCTAGTTTTGTTTCTAAAAAAGAGGTCGCCATTGGAGACCTATTTATAACAGATGGACAAGGAACGATTCATATTGGAGGAAAACTTAGCGAATCGAGCAAGGACAATGCGCTATATGGTAAGATACATGACATTCCTATTCATTATCTTTCAGAAGTAATTAAAGGACCATGTCAAGGCACTATAGATGCTACATTAGCAGTCCACCATATAAAAAATATACTTACTACAACAGGCAACATACATGTAAAAGAATGTAAGGTTAAAGATCAATCAATAGGTGATTTTACTGCAAAAGTATACTGGAATGAATTAGAAAACAAACTAGCTCTAGAAGGGAAATTAGTGCATAAAGGACATACACCATTAGAAGCACACGGTTACTACACGCTGGGTGGGGGAAAAAACAATCTATCGCTTACTACTACATTAAACCAAATGGAACTTGATTTAGTTAATCCTTTTGTTATATCTATTTTTTCAGAAATAAAAGGAAAACTAACTGGTAAGTTTCAGTTGACAGGGAATCATTTGCACAAACTTGAGTTAAATGGAAAGGGTAACGTAGATAAAGGACAACTCAAAATAGATTTTTGGAATACACTTTATCAAATAAATGGTACAATAGAAGCAAAAAAAAACATCTTACACATTCATTCATTACAGTTGCATGATAGCCAATCAGGTTATGCCAACTTGTGTGGAACGCTTGAGTTAGTCAATGGATTTCCTTTGTCACTTTCTGGGAAAGTATCAACGCTACATCTGTTAAATACAACGCAAATACATAATGCTGATTTTTATGGCAATTTATATGGCAGTGGGACACTACAAATACAAGGGCCTATTCGCAACCTAGTATTTAAAGCTAAGGCAACAACCGACAAGGGTGATTTTAGCATTATTACATCCAATAAGGATCAGATCGATAATACAACACAACTGGTTCGGTTTGTTTATAAACAACCAAATAATAGCAAAGAAAATGATACATCCACGGATACCAAAGAAGAAAATAAAGATAAGCTATCTATAAAATTATTACTTAATTTAACTATTTTACCAACCGTAAAAACTACGGTTTTATTTGGCTCTTACAATAGTAAGGACATGATTAAAGGAAGAGGCGTAGGAAATATTCAGCTAGAGATAGGAACTGATCGTAAACCCTACCTAATAGGTGACTATATTTTTAAAAAAGGCAGTTGCGCTATTTCTGTTTACAATTTAATTCAGAAAAATTTCACCATCATACCCAATAGCCAAGTAACCTTTAGTGGTTATCCACAAGAAGGCATTGCGCACATTCGGGCATCCTATACACAGATGGCATCTATAACGGAACTATGTCCTAAAAGCAATGATAAGCGACCTATTCCAGCAGAAATTTCTCTTTATGCAAGTGGCTCTTTAGGGAATCCACATATTACTTATAGTGTTTCTTTCCCAGTAAAGAGCATCGATTCTGAATTAAATAATGCATTGGAAGAATGCACATCAAAAGCATTATTGGATAAGAATTATCGTGGCAAACAGATTTTAAGCCTATTAATGGCTAAAAAAGTGTATAATACAAAAGAGATTAATGGGTGGGATGCACTAAGCAATAGTATAAATGACCTATTGTCTCAACAAATACAAGATTTAGTCTCAAAAATAGACCGAAATCTAGAAATAGAAACAGATTTAGGTATTGCTCAATGGAACAAAAGAAATCTAAATCTGCTAGAAAAAACTAAAATAAAAGTTAGTTATATGCTTCTAGGACGGAATCTTAGGCTTTCAACTGCACTTGGTCAATCTTCCAATCTAATAAATGATTGGGAAATTGCCTATCTATTTTCAAAGATGAATAATATGACTGCTAAGCTTTATCAGCATCCACTAGAAAGTGGATTTTCAACACTTAGTCTCTCTGGAATCAGTCTTACTTACACCAAAAGATTTCGATAA
- a CDS encoding DUF4293 family protein, translated as MLQRVQSIYLAVVFISIAALIKITIWTKTSVDGTCSLYLNAYAVIHSSGQNTLFPYNSSLLLILFMLVFLVYTILRHDNRKLQLQLTTIIHAGLITLMLLLIFFIHKMDGVYFPNGLSNYKIGIALPFIALAANLLAQHHIRHDEKLVNNDNLR; from the coding sequence ATGCTTCAAAGAGTACAATCTATATATTTAGCAGTAGTTTTTATATCTATAGCAGCCCTTATTAAGATTACTATATGGACAAAAACTTCTGTTGATGGTACTTGTTCTTTGTATCTTAATGCGTATGCTGTGATACATTCTTCTGGACAAAATACATTATTCCCTTATAATTCATCTCTTTTACTCATTCTTTTTATGCTTGTATTTTTGGTATATACTATCCTTAGACATGATAACAGAAAATTACAGCTTCAACTTACTACTATCATACATGCTGGGCTTATTACGCTTATGTTATTGCTCATTTTTTTTATACACAAGATGGATGGAGTATATTTCCCTAATGGGTTAAGTAACTATAAAATAGGTATTGCATTGCCTTTTATTGCTTTAGCAGCTAATTTGTTAGCACAACATCATATTAGGCATGATGAAAAGCTTGTTAATAATGATAACCTAAGATAG
- the floA gene encoding flotillin-like protein FloA (flotillin-like protein involved in membrane lipid rafts) — protein sequence MVFLTKIYLGLFFTVGLFVFLHFFPVGLWITARFSGVKVGLFELVFMRIRTVPPRVIVDALIVATKAGLKLTTTEIETHYLAGGNVPSVIKALISADKANISLSFKQATAIDLAGRDVFEAVQISVNPKVINTPSVSAVAMDGIQLIAQARVTVRANIQQLVGGAGEETILARVGEGIVTSIGSSESHKEVLANPDKISQLVLNRGLDAGTAFQILSIDIADVNVGDNIGAKLQIDQANADLRVADAKAEEKRAMAVALEQEMKAKSEEARAKVILAEAEVPQALAFALRQGQLGIMDYYRMQNIKADTQMRTSVAEDTLPEQGH from the coding sequence ATGGTGTTCCTTACAAAGATTTATTTAGGACTCTTTTTTACTGTTGGCCTGTTCGTTTTTCTTCATTTTTTCCCAGTCGGATTGTGGATTACTGCGCGCTTTTCGGGGGTTAAAGTTGGACTATTTGAGTTGGTTTTTATGCGTATCCGAACGGTTCCTCCTAGAGTTATTGTAGATGCACTTATAGTGGCTACCAAAGCTGGACTTAAATTAACCACAACAGAAATTGAAACACACTATTTAGCTGGTGGAAATGTACCTTCTGTTATTAAAGCACTTATATCTGCAGATAAGGCAAATATAAGTCTTTCATTCAAACAGGCCACTGCCATTGACTTAGCCGGTAGAGATGTATTTGAAGCTGTGCAAATTTCTGTTAATCCCAAGGTAATCAATACGCCTTCTGTGTCTGCTGTTGCTATGGATGGAATTCAGCTTATTGCGCAAGCAAGGGTTACTGTTAGAGCCAATATCCAACAGCTGGTAGGTGGTGCCGGTGAAGAGACCATTTTAGCTCGGGTTGGTGAAGGTATTGTTACCAGCATTGGTTCTTCTGAGAGTCATAAAGAAGTACTAGCGAATCCCGATAAGATTTCACAACTGGTCCTTAATAGGGGCTTGGATGCGGGCACAGCGTTCCAAATACTCTCCATAGACATTGCAGATGTTAATGTAGGAGATAACATTGGTGCAAAACTTCAAATAGATCAGGCGAATGCCGATTTACGTGTTGCTGACGCCAAAGCTGAAGAAAAGCGCGCCATGGCAGTAGCTTTAGAGCAAGAAATGAAAGCCAAATCTGAAGAAGCCAGAGCTAAGGTTATTTTAGCTGAAGCAGAAGTGCCACAGGCATTGGCCTTTGCTTTAAGACAAGGACAGTTAGGTATCATGGATTACTACCGTATGCAAAATATTAAAGCAGATACGCAGATGCGTACAAGTGTAGCAGAAGATACACTACCTGAACAAGGACACTAA
- a CDS encoding TatD family hydrolase, with amino-acid sequence MIQLIDTHAHIYTDDFQLELKKILQRAQENYVHKICMPNIDEETITSMMDIATIYPTYCFPMMGIHPCHITKNFTRQLYLVEGWLQKASFVAIGEIGIDLYHDTNLSMEQQEAFSIQLRLAKAYKLPVAIHCRNAFKEVLQILEKEQDGTLKGVMHCFSGNLTEAERCIELGLYLGIGGIITLPKSGLAETIRTIDLAHLVLETDSPYLTPAPYRGKRNEPAYLRYIAEKLAEIKGVICSEIASITTQNAERLFALSK; translated from the coding sequence ATGATACAACTTATAGATACACATGCACATATATACACAGATGATTTTCAATTAGAATTAAAAAAAATATTACAAAGGGCTCAAGAAAATTATGTGCATAAGATCTGTATGCCCAATATAGATGAAGAAACGATAACCAGCATGATGGATATAGCAACCATTTACCCCACATATTGTTTTCCGATGATGGGTATTCATCCCTGTCATATAACAAAAAATTTTACTCGACAACTATACCTGGTAGAAGGATGGCTACAGAAAGCTTCATTTGTAGCAATTGGAGAAATCGGTATAGACCTTTATCACGATACGAATTTGTCTATGGAGCAACAAGAGGCATTTAGCATACAACTCCGTTTAGCAAAAGCATATAAGCTACCTGTGGCCATTCATTGTAGGAATGCATTTAAAGAAGTATTGCAGATACTAGAAAAAGAGCAGGATGGAACTTTGAAAGGTGTTATGCATTGTTTTTCAGGAAATCTCACAGAGGCTGAAAGATGCATCGAGCTTGGTCTATATTTAGGTATTGGAGGAATTATTACCCTTCCTAAAAGTGGATTGGCAGAAACCATACGTACCATAGATCTTGCCCACTTGGTATTAGAAACAGATAGCCCATACCTAACTCCAGCGCCTTATCGTGGAAAACGCAATGAACCTGCCTACTTGCGTTACATTGCAGAAAAACTTGCAGAAATAAAGGGAGTAATATGCTCAGAAATTGCCTCTATAACCACTCAAAACGCAGAACGGCTTTTTGCGCTCAGCAAATAG
- the ruvC gene encoding crossover junction endodeoxyribonuclease RuvC — protein sequence MGEKIILGLDPGSVIMGFGIIKENSLGSDTQLVTYGVFQLKNYREHMLKMRHIYTSMMDLLHKYTPDEVAIEAVFHGANVQSMLKLGRAQGVAIAAALACEIPVTEYAPRKVKQSVTGKGNASKEQVAAMVSHLLGISIASVPLDASDALAVALCHSQQRIATANKVKNWSQFVATHPNRITS from the coding sequence ATGGGTGAAAAAATTATTTTAGGACTGGATCCGGGAAGTGTCATTATGGGATTTGGTATTATCAAAGAAAACAGCTTAGGTAGTGATACCCAACTGGTAACATATGGTGTTTTTCAATTAAAAAACTATAGAGAACATATGTTAAAAATGCGCCATATTTATACAAGTATGATGGATTTATTACACAAATACACTCCAGATGAGGTAGCTATTGAGGCTGTTTTTCATGGCGCAAATGTGCAATCCATGCTCAAGTTAGGTAGGGCACAAGGCGTGGCCATTGCAGCAGCATTGGCTTGTGAAATTCCCGTCACAGAATACGCACCTCGTAAAGTAAAACAGTCTGTTACTGGAAAAGGCAATGCTTCTAAAGAGCAGGTTGCTGCTATGGTTAGTCATCTATTGGGCATATCTATAGCATCTGTACCCTTAGATGCTTCAGATGCTCTAGCAGTAGCCCTATGCCATAGCCAACAACGTATAGCAACAGCTAATAAAGTTAAAAATTGGTCTCAGTTTGTGGCAACGCATCCCAATCGTATAACATCTTAA
- the lipA gene encoding lipoyl synthase has translation MRQSMYASLLLNLQIKHKVSTELTEKKQRPDWLRVKLPTGKHYAAVRDIVDKHKLHTICTSGNCPNMGECWGVGTATFMILGNICTRSCSFCAVATGRPTFYDKEEPKRVAQAIHLMGVKHAVITSVNRDELKDRGAEIWHQTVLETKALSPTTSIETLIPDVRGTWWALERMISAGQEVVSHNMETVARLYRTVRPQANYARSLEQLKRIKEYGKRSKSGIMLGLGETDDEVYKIMDDLRENGLDVLTLGQYLQPTKKHLEVVEFVHPDKFMHFKEEGLKRGFAYVESGPLVRSSYHAEKHI, from the coding sequence ATGCGACAAAGCATGTATGCTTCTTTGCTCTTAAATTTACAAATAAAACATAAAGTGTCTACCGAGCTAACTGAAAAGAAACAACGTCCTGACTGGTTACGCGTTAAATTACCAACAGGAAAACATTATGCAGCCGTACGTGATATTGTAGATAAACACAAGCTACATACGATTTGTACCAGTGGTAATTGCCCCAATATGGGAGAATGTTGGGGCGTGGGTACGGCAACTTTCATGATTTTAGGCAATATTTGCACCCGTAGTTGTTCTTTTTGTGCTGTAGCTACTGGAAGACCTACTTTTTATGACAAAGAAGAGCCCAAACGGGTTGCTCAAGCCATTCATCTTATGGGCGTTAAACATGCTGTAATCACTTCAGTCAATAGAGATGAGCTTAAAGATCGTGGTGCGGAAATTTGGCACCAGACGGTTCTGGAAACCAAAGCTTTGAGTCCTACAACAAGCATAGAGACTTTGATCCCAGATGTTCGGGGAACCTGGTGGGCGCTTGAAAGAATGATTAGTGCTGGACAGGAAGTTGTGTCTCACAATATGGAAACTGTAGCAAGGCTTTATAGAACCGTTCGTCCTCAAGCAAATTATGCGCGAAGTTTAGAACAACTTAAACGTATTAAAGAGTATGGTAAACGTTCAAAATCAGGAATTATGCTTGGATTGGGAGAAACAGATGATGAGGTTTACAAAATTATGGATGATTTGCGAGAGAATGGATTAGATGTTTTAACGTTAGGCCAATACCTACAACCCACAAAAAAACATCTTGAGGTGGTGGAGTTTGTTCATCCCGATAAGTTTATGCATTTCAAAGAAGAGGGACTTAAACGTGGCTTTGCTTATGTAGAATCAGGTCCACTGGTACGTTCTTCTTATCATGCAGAAAAACATATATGA
- a CDS encoding HU family DNA-binding protein, with protein MTKAEVILAISRKTGLEKEDIRIIIDGLVSVVQDSVVADQRVHFSGFGSFFRKKRAKKIGRNISTNTAIVVEEHYIPAFKPSKFFMAKIKASS; from the coding sequence ATGACTAAAGCAGAAGTAATATTAGCAATATCACGTAAAACAGGTCTTGAGAAAGAAGACATTAGAATCATAATAGATGGGTTAGTATCCGTAGTTCAGGATTCTGTTGTAGCAGACCAACGTGTACACTTTAGTGGATTTGGTAGCTTTTTTAGGAAGAAACGTGCAAAGAAAATTGGACGCAACATCAGTACAAATACAGCAATCGTTGTAGAGGAACATTATATACCAGCTTTTAAGCCTTCTAAATTTTTCATGGCTAAGATTAAGGCTTCTAGTTAA
- a CDS encoding metallophosphoesterase family protein, with product MKIGVISDTHGWLDPKVFDHFAPCDEIWHAGDIGDPIVLTALSKFKKVRAVYGNIDGQAIRNKCPEIQKFQCEQILVWMIHIAGNPPLYTPQVRTLLGQEIPDILVCGHSHILRVMHDKKHPPLLFLNPGAAGKHGFHHMRTLLRFEIQGKHINHMEAIELGARAQLI from the coding sequence ATGAAAATCGGTGTAATTTCAGATACACATGGATGGCTAGATCCCAAGGTTTTTGATCACTTTGCACCATGTGATGAAATATGGCATGCAGGAGACATTGGTGATCCAATAGTGCTAACAGCATTAAGCAAATTTAAAAAGGTTCGGGCTGTATATGGGAATATCGATGGCCAAGCAATAAGGAATAAATGTCCTGAAATCCAAAAATTTCAATGTGAACAAATTCTAGTATGGATGATCCATATAGCTGGCAATCCCCCCTTATACACACCACAAGTACGCACATTACTAGGTCAGGAGATTCCAGATATTTTAGTATGTGGCCACTCCCATATATTGAGGGTTATGCACGATAAAAAACACCCACCATTACTCTTTCTCAATCCGGGTGCTGCGGGAAAGCATGGGTTTCATCATATGCGCACCCTATTGCGTTTTGAAATTCAGGGTAAACATATTAACCATATGGAAGCCATAGAGTTAGGGGCTAGAGCCCAGCTTATATAA